The following are encoded in a window of Sphaerisporangium siamense genomic DNA:
- the miaB gene encoding tRNA (N6-isopentenyl adenosine(37)-C2)-methylthiotransferase MiaB, translating into MSVTEERARTYEVRTYGCQMNVHDSERLSGLLEAAGYVRADDEETADVVVFNTCAVRENADNRLYGNLGHLRPAKVRNPDMQIAVGGCLAQKDQGEIVRKAPWVDVVFGTHNIGSLPVLLERARVAREAQVEIKESLEVFPSTLPTRRESPYAAWVSISVGCNNTCTFCIVPALRGKEKDRRPGDILGEIRALVELGVLEVTLLGQNVNTYGVEFGDRLAFGKLLRACGDVEGLERVRFTSPHPAAFTDDVIAAMAETPNVMPQLHMPLQSGSDRILKAMRRSYRAERYLGIIERVRAAIPDAAISTDIIVGFPGETEEDFQGTLEVVRRSRFANAFTFQYSIRPGTPAATMDDQVPKEVVQERYERLVALQEEISWEENRAQVGRTLEVLVAEGEGRKDDATRRMSGRAADNRLVHFVPPADAAPPRPGDMVTTEVTYAAPHHLVADGPALVRRTRAGDAWEAREAAACGTGGGGRPGAVSLGMPVVRRA; encoded by the coding sequence ATGAGTGTCACCGAGGAGCGCGCCCGCACCTACGAGGTCCGCACGTACGGGTGCCAGATGAACGTCCACGACTCCGAGCGCCTGTCCGGGCTGCTGGAGGCCGCTGGTTACGTCCGCGCGGACGACGAGGAGACGGCCGACGTGGTCGTCTTCAACACCTGTGCGGTGCGCGAGAACGCCGACAACCGCTTGTACGGCAACCTCGGGCACCTTCGCCCGGCCAAGGTGCGCAACCCGGACATGCAGATCGCGGTCGGGGGCTGCCTGGCGCAGAAGGACCAGGGCGAGATCGTCCGCAAGGCCCCGTGGGTGGACGTGGTGTTCGGCACCCACAACATCGGGTCGCTGCCCGTGCTGCTGGAGCGGGCGCGCGTCGCCCGCGAGGCGCAGGTCGAGATCAAGGAGTCGCTGGAGGTCTTCCCCAGCACGCTGCCGACCCGGCGCGAGTCGCCGTACGCCGCCTGGGTGTCGATCTCCGTCGGCTGCAACAACACCTGCACGTTCTGCATCGTCCCCGCGCTGCGCGGCAAGGAGAAGGACCGCCGTCCCGGCGACATCCTCGGCGAGATCCGCGCGCTGGTCGAGCTCGGCGTCCTGGAGGTCACCCTCCTCGGGCAGAACGTCAACACCTACGGCGTCGAGTTCGGCGACCGGCTGGCGTTCGGCAAGCTCCTGCGCGCCTGCGGCGACGTCGAGGGCCTGGAGCGCGTGCGGTTCACCTCCCCGCACCCGGCGGCCTTCACCGACGACGTCATCGCCGCCATGGCCGAGACGCCGAACGTCATGCCCCAGTTGCACATGCCGCTGCAGTCCGGCTCGGACCGGATCCTGAAGGCCATGCGCCGCTCCTACCGCGCCGAGCGGTACCTGGGCATCATCGAGCGCGTCCGCGCCGCCATCCCCGACGCGGCGATCTCCACCGACATCATCGTCGGCTTCCCCGGCGAGACCGAGGAGGACTTCCAGGGCACCCTGGAGGTCGTGCGCCGGTCGCGCTTCGCCAACGCCTTCACCTTCCAGTACTCCATCCGGCCGGGCACCCCCGCCGCCACCATGGACGACCAGGTGCCGAAGGAGGTCGTGCAGGAGCGCTACGAGCGGCTCGTCGCCCTGCAGGAGGAGATCTCCTGGGAGGAGAACAGGGCGCAGGTCGGCCGCACGCTGGAGGTCCTGGTCGCCGAGGGCGAGGGGCGCAAGGACGACGCCACCCGCCGCATGTCCGGCCGCGCCGCCGACAACCGCCTGGTCCACTTCGTGCCGCCCGCGGACGCCGCGCCGCCGCGGCCGGGCGACATGGTGACCACCGAGGTCACCTACGCCGCGCCCCACCACCTGGTGGCCGACGGCCCGGCGCTGGTCCGCCGCACCCGGGCGGGCGACGCCTGGGAGGCCCGCGAGGCCGCCGCCTGCGGCACCGGCGGGGGCGGCAGGCCCGGCGCGGTGTCGCTGGGCATGCCCGTCGTGCGCCGCGCCTGA
- a CDS encoding amino acid ABC transporter ATP-binding protein codes for MTENGDATPLVRVEDVNKSFGALHVLKDINLTVNRGEVVVVIGPSGGGKSTLCRAINRLETIDSGTITFDGRPLPAEGKALARLRSDVGMVFQSFNLFAHKTILENVTLGPIKVRGVAREQAERRGMELLERVGIASQAGKYPAQLSGGQQQRTAIARALAMDPKMILFDEPTSALDPEMVQEVLDVMIGLARDGMTMVVVTHEMGFARRAANRVVFMSEGQIVEENTPEEFFTNARTERAKDFLSKILTH; via the coding sequence ATGACGGAGAACGGGGACGCGACTCCTCTCGTCAGAGTCGAGGACGTCAACAAAAGCTTCGGTGCCCTGCACGTGCTCAAGGACATCAACCTGACGGTCAACCGAGGTGAGGTCGTCGTCGTGATCGGCCCGTCGGGGGGCGGCAAGTCGACGCTGTGCCGCGCCATCAACCGGCTGGAGACCATCGACTCGGGGACCATCACCTTCGACGGCCGCCCGCTTCCCGCGGAGGGGAAGGCGCTGGCCCGGCTGAGGTCCGACGTCGGCATGGTCTTCCAGAGCTTCAATCTGTTCGCCCACAAGACGATCCTGGAGAACGTCACGCTCGGGCCGATCAAGGTGCGGGGCGTCGCGCGCGAGCAGGCCGAGAGACGGGGCATGGAGCTGCTCGAACGCGTCGGCATCGCCAGCCAGGCCGGCAAGTACCCCGCCCAGCTCTCCGGCGGCCAGCAGCAGCGCACGGCCATCGCCCGCGCCCTCGCCATGGACCCGAAGATGATCCTGTTCGACGAGCCGACCTCGGCGCTGGACCCCGAAATGGTCCAGGAGGTCCTCGACGTCATGATCGGCCTGGCCAGGGACGGCATGACCATGGTGGTCGTGACCCACGAGATGGGCTTCGCCCGCAGGGCCGCCAACCGCGTCGTCTTCATGTCGGAGGGCCAGATCGTGGAGGAGAACACTCCCGAGGAGTTCTTCACCAACGCCCGCACCGAGCGGGCCAAGGACTTCCTCTCCAAGATCCTCACGCACTGA
- a CDS encoding glutamate ABC transporter substrate-binding protein translates to MRSRQIGATLLSAAALAASLAACGNSGPTSAIEKAKNDKKLTIGVKYDQPGMGLKKPDGTVEGFDVDVAKYLAKELGVPESGITWKEARSANRETFLQQGQVDLIVATYSITEARKPKVTFGGPFYIAHQDTLVRSDDTSITSLDSLKGKRICQVTGSNSWKNIAEGTNKESKKVDVQLVPASAYEECVTKLKGNAIDAVTTDDMILAGYAKREGSSLKVTGAPFTDEKYGVGLKKGDKETCEAVNKAITKMYQDGTIKQLFDKHFSGTGLQFTATGAPPAEGCA, encoded by the coding sequence ATGCGTTCACGACAGATCGGAGCCACCCTCCTGTCTGCCGCGGCCCTGGCCGCGAGCCTCGCCGCCTGCGGCAACAGCGGCCCCACGTCGGCGATCGAGAAGGCCAAGAACGACAAGAAACTCACCATCGGCGTCAAGTACGACCAGCCCGGCATGGGCCTGAAGAAACCCGACGGCACCGTCGAGGGCTTCGACGTCGATGTCGCCAAGTACCTGGCCAAGGAGCTCGGCGTGCCCGAGTCCGGCATCACCTGGAAGGAGGCGCGCTCGGCCAACCGCGAGACGTTCCTCCAGCAGGGCCAGGTCGACCTCATCGTCGCCACGTACTCCATCACCGAGGCCCGCAAGCCGAAGGTCACCTTCGGCGGCCCCTTCTACATCGCCCACCAGGACACGCTGGTCCGCTCGGACGACACCTCCATCACCTCCCTGGACAGCCTCAAGGGCAAGCGCATCTGCCAGGTCACCGGCTCCAACTCGTGGAAGAACATCGCCGAGGGCACCAACAAGGAGAGCAAGAAGGTCGACGTCCAGCTCGTCCCGGCGAGCGCCTACGAGGAGTGCGTGACCAAGCTCAAGGGCAACGCCATCGACGCGGTGACGACCGACGACATGATCCTCGCCGGGTACGCCAAGCGTGAGGGCTCCTCGCTCAAGGTCACCGGCGCCCCCTTCACCGACGAGAAGTACGGCGTCGGCCTGAAGAAGGGCGACAAGGAGACCTGCGAGGCCGTCAACAAGGCGATCACGAAGATGTACCAGGACGGGACCATCAAGCAGCTCTTCGACAAGCACTTCAGCGGAACCGGTCTGCAGTTCACCGCGACCGGCGCGCCTCCCGCGGAGGGGTGCGCCTGA
- a CDS encoding amino acid ABC transporter permease: MESLFDFSPLAQEFGTILTGFWSTIRLTLMSGLLALILGTILVAMRVAPTPVLRAAGTIYVNILRNTPLTLVLLLCALGLSDTLQYTLSSDSPTNYYWWAVLGLSAYTAAFVCEALRAGINTVPAGQAEAARAIGLTFTQSLRLVVLPQAFRSVVAPLGSILIALTKNTTIVIVAGYIEASSVMKQMFDDYGGTLPIFLGFAAGYMVLTLPTGFFFGWLAKRLAVSR, translated from the coding sequence ATGGAATCACTCTTCGACTTCAGTCCACTCGCGCAGGAGTTCGGCACGATCCTCACCGGGTTCTGGTCGACGATCCGCCTGACGCTCATGAGCGGCCTGCTGGCGCTGATCCTCGGCACGATCCTCGTCGCGATGCGGGTGGCTCCCACCCCCGTCCTGCGAGCCGCCGGCACGATCTACGTCAACATCCTGCGCAACACCCCGCTCACGCTGGTGCTGCTGCTGTGCGCGCTCGGGCTGAGCGACACCCTGCAGTACACGCTCTCGTCCGACTCGCCGACCAACTACTACTGGTGGGCGGTGCTCGGGCTGTCGGCCTACACCGCGGCCTTCGTCTGCGAGGCGCTGCGGGCCGGCATCAACACCGTGCCCGCCGGCCAGGCCGAGGCAGCGCGGGCGATCGGGCTCACGTTCACGCAGTCGCTGCGGCTCGTGGTGCTCCCCCAGGCGTTCCGCTCGGTCGTCGCCCCGCTGGGCAGCATCCTGATCGCCCTGACCAAGAACACGACCATCGTCATCGTGGCCGGGTACATCGAGGCGTCCTCGGTGATGAAGCAGATGTTCGACGACTACGGCGGCACGCTGCCCATCTTCCTCGGGTTCGCGGCCGGGTACATGGTCCTGACACTGCCGACCGGGTTCTTCTTCGGCTGGCTCGCCAAGCGCCTGGCGGTGAGCCGATGA
- a CDS encoding amino acid ABC transporter permease, which translates to MSTASVLFDAPGPRARLRNNILTLVSVVVLLAIAYVVIKGLSDKGQFAGKLWEPFLQGQVWTGQIIPGIVATLQAAVLSAVLALVFGVVFGLGRLSDHAWIRVPAGAVVEFFRAIPLLLLIFFAQAGPATISGYTVSVPAFAAVVIGLTLYNGSVLAEVFRAGVLSVPRGQSEAGYSLGLRKSGVMRLILLPQATTAMMPAIVSQMVVLLKDTALGWVIAYEELLNYGLKQIPSNFGNLIPSAIVISLVYIAINLALSYVATRLERRGRRSRRSSANVVGAPAAVGVRTGE; encoded by the coding sequence GTGAGCACCGCCAGCGTCCTGTTCGACGCGCCGGGACCCCGGGCGCGTCTGCGCAACAACATCCTGACCCTGGTCTCGGTCGTCGTGCTGCTCGCCATCGCGTACGTCGTGATCAAGGGGTTGTCCGACAAGGGCCAGTTCGCAGGCAAGCTGTGGGAGCCGTTCCTGCAGGGCCAGGTGTGGACGGGGCAGATCATCCCCGGCATCGTGGCCACCCTTCAGGCGGCCGTGCTCTCGGCCGTGCTGGCACTGGTCTTCGGCGTCGTCTTCGGCCTCGGCCGGCTCTCCGACCACGCCTGGATCCGGGTGCCCGCGGGCGCGGTCGTGGAGTTCTTCCGCGCGATCCCGCTGCTCCTGCTGATCTTCTTCGCGCAGGCGGGCCCCGCGACGATCAGCGGCTACACCGTCAGCGTGCCGGCCTTCGCCGCCGTGGTCATCGGCCTGACGCTCTACAACGGCTCGGTGCTGGCCGAGGTGTTCCGCGCGGGCGTCCTGTCGGTGCCGCGCGGCCAGTCCGAGGCGGGGTACTCGCTGGGGCTGCGCAAGAGCGGAGTCATGCGGCTGATCCTGCTGCCGCAGGCCACGACGGCGATGATGCCCGCGATCGTCAGCCAGATGGTGGTCCTGCTGAAGGACACGGCGCTCGGCTGGGTCATCGCCTACGAGGAGCTGCTGAACTACGGGCTCAAGCAGATCCCGTCGAACTTCGGCAACCTCATCCCTAGCGCGATCGTCATCTCGCTCGTCTACATCGCGATCAACCTGGCCCTGAGCTACGTCGCCACCCGGCTGGAACGGCGCGGCAGGCGCAGCCGCCGCTCCTCGGCGAACGTGGTCGGGGCCCCGGCCGCCGTGGGCGTGCGGACCGGCGAGTAA
- a CDS encoding transporter substrate-binding domain-containing protein yields the protein MTLPARPSPARRRPRAGVAALVMALPTAAAVLTACGGHGTLVVGVREGRPGLAERSASGVYEGFEIEVAGYVARRLGYRDDQVSYVTAPASPPADLTMGVPVPRDGAGTVAGPYLVSGQDVLAPAGDLSVRGLRDLSQKRVCTAAPGPLVDRFGAAWQRAFLITSTVEDCARMLFSRRVSAVTGDAAVLAGLAAASPGAFRVLGRPFTRESQGIAVTGDDLRRRVEDALRAMFDDGSWRRAVIRHLGSLAAKYPSPPALRPHVGPRAAP from the coding sequence GTGACGCTCCCCGCCAGGCCATCGCCCGCGCGCCGCCGGCCGCGTGCCGGGGTGGCGGCGCTGGTGATGGCGCTGCCGACGGCCGCGGCCGTGCTCACGGCGTGCGGCGGCCACGGCACGCTGGTGGTCGGTGTGCGCGAGGGGCGTCCGGGGCTGGCCGAGCGGTCGGCCTCGGGGGTGTACGAAGGGTTCGAGATCGAGGTCGCGGGCTATGTCGCCCGGCGGCTCGGCTACCGCGACGACCAGGTCAGCTACGTGACCGCCCCGGCCTCGCCGCCCGCCGACCTGACCATGGGCGTCCCGGTGCCACGGGACGGCGCGGGCACGGTCGCCGGGCCGTACCTGGTCTCCGGGCAGGACGTCCTCGCCCCGGCGGGCGACCTGTCGGTCCGGGGCCTGCGCGACCTGTCCCAGAAGCGGGTGTGCACGGCCGCGCCCGGCCCGCTGGTGGACCGCTTCGGCGCGGCCTGGCAGCGCGCGTTCCTCATCACCTCGACGGTGGAGGACTGCGCCCGCATGCTCTTCTCGCGCCGGGTGAGCGCGGTCACCGGCGACGCCGCCGTCCTGGCCGGGCTCGCCGCCGCCTCGCCGGGGGCCTTCCGGGTGCTCGGCCGCCCCTTCACGCGCGAGAGCCAGGGCATCGCGGTCACCGGGGACGATCTCCGCCGCCGCGTGGAGGACGCCCTGCGCGCCATGTTCGACGACGGCTCCTGGCGGCGGGCGGTGATCCGCCACCTGGGGTCCCTGGCAGCGAAATATCCGTCCCCGCCCGCTCTGCGGCCCCACGTGGGTCCACGAGCGGCTCCGTAG
- a CDS encoding S9 family peptidase, with the protein MPPERNTSGRPTPPFGGRPSPISTSDVVRSGVRPGYPTVLGDDLWWEEDRPTEGGRRTIVHRAPCGALRELLPAPWDARTRVHEYGGRSHVVAPGGDVVFAHHADQRLYVLAAGAAAPRPITPEPGVPCGLRYADLTVHDGEVWCVMERHTGDGRVTRSIVSIPLDGGAVRRRVAGGDFYASPVVSPDGAHLAYVCWDHPRMPWVGTELRVTRAADGASWRVAGGPEESVLSPRWDGPDGLYLLSDRSGWWNLERVALDGGASRPLCPAEEEFGWASYELGGAPYAVLADGRLAVLHGRGDLRLAVLDPRTGALEEPGLPYAGWLPCLSADGSVVCGVAYAPAVPRSVVRLDTATGASHCVRGDIPVPPDPAHLPVPRPVEIRGRAGRHVHARVYPAGEVAGPYVVFAHDGPTTHSLTAPDLHKAFLTSRGIGVLDVDYGGSTGYGRAYRERLRGRWGVVDVEDVIAAAEWLVTEGLADPARIAVRGAGAGGWTSLAACCASGLFRGGVSIAGVTALAPLAAATHDFESRYVEWLVGPDSPGLYAAREPLSRAGEIDCPVLLMQGQDDPLVPAAQAEAFAAVLTERGVPCTYLSFEGEGHVFRRAETKGAALAAELSFYRQIFA; encoded by the coding sequence ATGCCCCCCGAGCGCAACACGTCCGGGCGCCCCACTCCCCCGTTCGGTGGCCGGCCTTCGCCGATCTCCACCTCCGACGTCGTCAGGTCCGGCGTACGGCCCGGCTACCCGACCGTCCTGGGCGACGACCTCTGGTGGGAGGAGGACCGCCCCACCGAGGGCGGCAGGCGCACCATCGTCCACCGCGCCCCGTGCGGCGCGCTGCGCGAGCTGCTGCCCGCGCCGTGGGACGCCCGCACCCGCGTGCACGAGTACGGCGGCCGGTCCCACGTGGTCGCGCCCGGGGGCGACGTGGTGTTCGCCCACCACGCCGACCAGCGGCTGTACGTCCTTGCCGCCGGGGCGGCGGCCCCCCGTCCGATCACTCCCGAGCCCGGCGTGCCGTGCGGCCTCCGCTACGCCGACCTCACCGTCCACGACGGCGAGGTGTGGTGCGTCATGGAACGCCACACCGGGGACGGCCGGGTCACCCGGTCGATCGTGTCGATCCCGCTGGACGGCGGCGCCGTCCGCCGGCGGGTGGCGGGCGGCGACTTCTACGCCTCGCCCGTGGTCTCGCCCGACGGCGCGCACCTGGCCTACGTCTGCTGGGACCATCCGCGCATGCCGTGGGTCGGGACCGAGCTGCGCGTCACCCGGGCGGCCGACGGCGCGTCCTGGCGGGTCGCCGGCGGGCCCGAGGAGTCGGTGCTGTCGCCCCGGTGGGACGGGCCGGACGGGCTTTACCTGCTCTCCGACCGGTCCGGGTGGTGGAACCTGGAGCGGGTCGCGCTCGACGGCGGCGCGTCGCGGCCCCTGTGCCCCGCCGAGGAGGAGTTCGGCTGGGCTTCCTACGAGCTCGGCGGCGCGCCGTACGCCGTGCTCGCCGACGGCCGGCTCGCGGTGCTGCACGGCCGGGGCGACCTGCGGCTCGCCGTCCTGGACCCGCGTACGGGCGCCCTGGAGGAGCCCGGCCTGCCGTACGCCGGGTGGCTGCCCTGCCTGTCCGCCGACGGCTCGGTCGTCTGCGGCGTCGCCTACGCCCCGGCCGTCCCCCGGTCGGTGGTGCGGCTCGACACCGCCACGGGCGCCTCGCACTGCGTGCGCGGCGACATCCCGGTGCCTCCGGACCCCGCCCACCTGCCCGTGCCCCGCCCCGTGGAGATCCGGGGCCGCGCCGGGCGGCACGTCCACGCCCGCGTCTACCCGGCCGGGGAGGTCGCCGGCCCGTACGTCGTGTTCGCGCACGATGGCCCCACCACGCACAGCCTGACCGCGCCGGACCTGCACAAGGCGTTCCTCACCAGCCGCGGCATCGGCGTCCTCGACGTCGACTACGGCGGCTCGACGGGGTACGGGCGCGCCTACCGCGAGCGGCTGCGCGGACGGTGGGGCGTGGTGGACGTCGAGGACGTGATAGCCGCGGCCGAGTGGCTGGTGACGGAGGGCCTCGCCGACCCCGCGCGCATCGCGGTCCGCGGCGCCGGGGCGGGCGGGTGGACCAGCCTGGCGGCGTGCTGCGCCTCCGGCCTGTTCCGCGGCGGCGTCTCGATCGCGGGCGTCACCGCGCTCGCCCCGCTCGCCGCCGCCACCCACGACTTCGAGTCCCGGTACGTCGAGTGGCTGGTCGGCCCCGACTCCCCCGGGCTGTACGCCGCGCGGGAGCCGCTGTCGCGGGCCGGCGAGATCGACTGCCCGGTGCTGCTGATGCAGGGACAGGACGACCCGCTGGTGCCGGCCGCGCAGGCCGAGGCGTTCGCGGCCGTGCTCACCGAGCGGGGCGTCCCCTGCACGTACCTGTCCTTCGAGGGCGAGGGGCACGTCTTCCGCCGCGCCGAGACCAAGGGCGCGGCCCTGGCCGCCGAACTGTCGTTCTACCGGCAGATATTCGCGTGA
- the rny gene encoding ribonuclease Y, which translates to MGSTIVIMLAVAVVLLAIVAIVALAVLIRRTNGGSLRRGPSPEELAGVNAELEQARRESVEIRVRAESDAGEVVRKAEAAAEDALRMRKEVEDEARSLKGELKELRSDLERREHRLAEREERLDEEARRQAEQGRKLTEAETELTGRQAELDRFEDQRREALERVAGLTSDQAKAELVMTIENQAKREAALIVREIESEARREGEKRAVKIVTLAVQRVATEQTAESVVSVLHLPGDEMKGRIIGREGRNIRAFESTTGVNLIIDDTPEAVLLSCFDPVRRETARLTLEKLVLDGRIHPQRIEEAYERSKDEVKDLCVRAGEDALVELGITDMHPELIMLLGQLRYRTSYGQNVLKHLVESAHIAGIMASELRLDAMMLKRCTVLHDIGKALTHEVEGSHALIGAEIARRYGEHEDVVHAIEAHHNEVEVRTVEAVLTQAADAISGSRPGARRESLEAYVKRLERLEEIAQSYDGVEKVFAMQAGREIRVMVKPEAIDDIQAQVIARDVAKQVEEELTYPGQIRITVVRESRATEFAR; encoded by the coding sequence ATGGGGTCGACGATCGTGATCATGCTGGCGGTAGCCGTTGTCCTGCTGGCGATCGTCGCGATTGTCGCACTCGCCGTACTGATACGGCGCACCAACGGCGGCTCTCTCCGGCGCGGCCCATCCCCCGAGGAACTGGCCGGCGTCAACGCCGAGCTGGAGCAGGCCCGCCGCGAGAGCGTGGAGATCCGCGTCAGGGCCGAGAGCGACGCCGGCGAGGTGGTGCGCAAGGCCGAGGCCGCCGCCGAGGACGCCCTGCGCATGCGCAAGGAGGTCGAGGACGAGGCCCGCAGCCTCAAGGGGGAGCTCAAGGAGCTGAGGTCGGACCTGGAGCGCAGGGAGCACCGCCTCGCCGAGCGTGAGGAACGCCTCGACGAGGAGGCCCGCAGGCAGGCCGAGCAGGGCAGGAAGCTCACCGAGGCCGAGACCGAGCTGACCGGCAGGCAGGCCGAGCTGGACCGTTTCGAGGACCAGCGCCGCGAGGCCCTGGAACGGGTCGCGGGCCTGACCTCGGACCAGGCCAAGGCCGAGTTGGTCATGACGATCGAGAACCAGGCCAAGCGCGAGGCCGCGCTGATCGTCAGGGAGATCGAGAGCGAGGCCCGCCGCGAGGGCGAGAAGCGCGCCGTCAAGATCGTGACGCTGGCCGTGCAGCGCGTGGCGACCGAGCAGACCGCCGAGTCGGTGGTGAGCGTGCTCCACCTGCCCGGCGACGAGATGAAGGGCCGCATCATCGGCCGCGAGGGCCGCAACATCCGGGCGTTCGAGTCCACCACGGGCGTCAACCTGATCATCGACGACACCCCGGAAGCGGTGCTCCTGTCGTGTTTCGACCCGGTACGCCGGGAGACGGCGCGGCTGACCCTGGAGAAGCTGGTCCTGGACGGCCGCATCCACCCGCAGCGCATCGAGGAGGCCTACGAGCGCAGCAAGGACGAGGTCAAGGACCTGTGCGTGCGGGCCGGCGAGGACGCCCTGGTCGAGCTGGGCATCACCGACATGCACCCCGAGCTGATCATGCTGCTCGGCCAGCTCCGCTACCGCACCTCCTACGGGCAGAACGTGCTCAAACACCTCGTCGAGTCGGCGCACATCGCGGGCATCATGGCCTCCGAGCTGCGCCTCGACGCGATGATGCTCAAGCGCTGCACGGTCCTGCACGACATCGGCAAGGCGCTCACGCACGAGGTCGAGGGCAGCCACGCCCTGATCGGGGCCGAGATCGCCCGGCGGTACGGCGAGCACGAGGACGTCGTCCACGCCATCGAGGCCCACCACAACGAGGTCGAGGTGCGCACGGTCGAGGCGGTCCTCACGCAGGCGGCCGACGCGATCAGCGGCAGCCGTCCCGGCGCCCGCCGTGAGTCCCTGGAGGCCTACGTCAAGCGCCTGGAGCGGCTGGAAGAGATCGCGCAGTCCTACGACGGCGTGGAGAAGGTCTTCGCCATGCAGGCGGGCCGCGAGATCAGGGTGATGGTGAAGCCGGAGGCGATCGACGACATCCAGGCGCAGGTGATCGCCAGGGACGTCGCCAAGCAGGTCGAGGAGGAACTGACCTACCCGGGCCAGATCCGCATCACGGTCGTCCGGGAGTCCCGCGCCACCGAGTTCGCCCGCTGA
- a CDS encoding TIGR03557 family F420-dependent LLM class oxidoreductase, with protein MAQIGYTLMCEQTPARQLVEDAVDAERAGFDYEIISDHYFPWLEEMGHSPYAWSVLGAVAARTERVPLMTYVTCPIMRYHPAVVAQKAATMGALSQGRFTLGLGAGENLNEHVLGRGWPPVNIRHEMLGEAVEIIQALFGGEYVSYRGDHYTVDSAKLYDLPDEPIPIGLAASGPQSVDLAAEYGDALVAVDADPGLVERFNACGGKGKPVYGQVGICYDTDAEAAKERAHRLWRWFAADWKVLAELPGPVNFASYAKFVRPDDVARQVPCGPDPDQVVEAVKKFTDAGFTHVALVQIGAAHQQEFFTWAEKELLPPLRAL; from the coding sequence ATGGCACAGATCGGTTACACGCTCATGTGCGAGCAGACCCCCGCCCGCCAGCTCGTCGAGGACGCCGTCGACGCCGAGCGCGCGGGGTTCGACTACGAGATCATCTCTGACCACTACTTCCCGTGGCTGGAGGAGATGGGGCACTCGCCGTACGCATGGTCCGTGCTCGGCGCGGTGGCGGCCCGCACCGAACGCGTCCCGCTGATGACCTACGTCACCTGCCCCATCATGCGCTACCACCCCGCCGTGGTCGCGCAGAAGGCCGCCACGATGGGCGCGCTGTCCCAGGGGCGGTTCACGCTCGGGCTCGGGGCCGGGGAGAACCTGAACGAGCACGTGCTCGGGCGCGGCTGGCCGCCGGTCAACATCCGCCACGAGATGCTCGGCGAGGCCGTCGAGATCATCCAGGCGCTGTTCGGCGGCGAGTACGTCAGCTACCGGGGCGACCACTACACCGTCGACTCGGCCAAGCTCTACGACCTGCCGGACGAGCCCATCCCGATCGGTCTCGCCGCCTCGGGCCCGCAGTCGGTCGACCTGGCGGCCGAGTACGGCGACGCGCTCGTCGCCGTCGACGCCGACCCCGGGCTGGTCGAGCGGTTCAACGCCTGCGGCGGCAAGGGCAAGCCCGTGTACGGCCAGGTCGGGATCTGCTATGACACCGACGCCGAGGCCGCCAAGGAGCGGGCCCACCGGCTCTGGAGGTGGTTCGCCGCCGACTGGAAGGTCCTCGCCGAACTGCCGGGCCCGGTGAACTTCGCGTCGTACGCCAAGTTCGTCCGTCCGGACGACGTGGCGCGGCAGGTCCCGTGCGGCCCGGACCCCGATCAGGTCGTCGAGGCCGTCAAGAAGTTCACCGACGCGGGCTTCACCCATGTCGCCCTCGTCCAGATCGGCGCCGCCCACCAGCAGGAGTTCTTCACCTGGGCGGAGAAAGAACTCCTCCCGCCCCTCCGCGCCCTCTGA
- a CDS encoding regulatory protein RecX, translating into MCLRLLTLAPRTRAQLAEALRRKDVPEAAAEAVLSRFSDVGLIDDEAFAQAWVSSRHAGRGLARRALAAELRKRGVEEDTVREAIDQLDPDQELETARRLVARKLPGTRNLEPAARVRRLAGMLARKGYSGGLAYRVVREALESEGQSTDDLPETFDE; encoded by the coding sequence GTGTGTCTGCGGTTGCTGACGCTCGCGCCGCGGACGCGGGCCCAGCTCGCCGAGGCCCTCCGGCGCAAAGACGTTCCCGAGGCCGCGGCCGAGGCCGTGCTCTCCCGGTTCTCCGACGTCGGGCTCATCGACGACGAGGCGTTCGCGCAGGCGTGGGTGAGCTCGCGGCACGCCGGGCGAGGTCTGGCACGGCGCGCGCTGGCCGCCGAGCTGCGCAAGCGGGGTGTCGAGGAGGACACCGTCCGCGAGGCGATCGACCAGCTCGACCCCGACCAGGAGCTGGAGACCGCCCGCAGGCTGGTCGCGCGCAAGCTGCCCGGCACCCGCAACCTGGAGCCCGCCGCCCGCGTCCGCCGCCTGGCCGGCATGCTGGCCCGCAAGGGCTACTCCGGCGGCCTGGCCTACCGCGTGGTACGCGAGGCCCTCGAATCCGAAGGCCAGTCCACCGACGACCTCCCCGAAACCTTCGACGAGTGA